From the Streptomyces pluripotens genome, one window contains:
- a CDS encoding nucleotidyltransferase domain-containing protein, whose amino-acid sequence MILEEKLSGWTGPSSATEQDKQDRTERMIREAIKEHAAFHGCDLSVYAKGSYANNTNVKADSDVDIAVQCGEAVYWDEATEGAHPPSGSYTGIWTPAKLRSELEAALRAKFPGQVDSSGSTAFRIHSSSARVDADVVPCFEYEYHFSSTSYRKGAKVFKKNGASLVNYPKQQLENGRAKNTRTRQYYKKAVRIMKRVENAMVAEDVHREVPSFFVESLVYNCPDSVFLEPTWTKTIEGIIVHIWQELEGAEPSEESERWFEVNDCKFLFHGTQDWSRQDARDFVKAAWNYLGYAS is encoded by the coding sequence ATGATACTAGAAGAAAAGTTGAGCGGTTGGACTGGACCATCCAGTGCGACTGAGCAGGATAAGCAAGACCGCACCGAGCGGATGATTCGTGAGGCCATTAAGGAACACGCTGCGTTCCATGGTTGCGACCTCAGTGTTTACGCTAAAGGTTCATACGCAAACAACACCAACGTCAAGGCAGACAGCGATGTTGATATCGCTGTGCAGTGCGGTGAAGCCGTGTACTGGGACGAGGCTACCGAGGGTGCGCATCCACCGAGCGGGTCCTACACGGGGATCTGGACGCCAGCAAAACTAAGGTCAGAGCTTGAAGCAGCACTGAGGGCTAAGTTCCCCGGTCAAGTTGACTCCTCGGGTTCGACTGCATTCCGCATCCATTCCAGCAGCGCTCGTGTAGATGCCGACGTGGTGCCCTGTTTTGAATACGAGTACCATTTCTCGTCGACCAGTTACCGCAAAGGCGCCAAGGTCTTCAAGAAAAATGGAGCATCCCTAGTCAACTACCCAAAACAGCAGCTAGAGAATGGGCGGGCAAAGAACACGCGCACCAGACAGTATTACAAAAAGGCTGTTCGAATTATGAAGCGCGTTGAGAACGCGATGGTTGCAGAAGATGTCCACCGTGAGGTTCCTTCCTTCTTCGTTGAAAGCCTTGTGTACAACTGTCCGGACAGCGTTTTTCTTGAGCCGACATGGACCAAGACTATTGAAGGCATCATCGTGCACATCTGGCAGGAGCTTGAGGGCGCCGAACCGTCGGAAGAGTCAGAGCGGTGGTTTGAAGTGAATGACTGCAAGTTCCTCTTTCACGGCACTCAGGATTGGAGCCGTCAGGACGCACGTGACTTCGTGAAAGCTGCCTGGAACTATCTGGGATACGCGTCATGA
- a CDS encoding recombinase family protein: MRPDTTSIKVYGYMRVDDESDEALFDLETALQRYADIRGYQLVEIFAESTPGCQRTFAALVDELRCTGVRHVVVPSMEHLARHPLLRTHMLIRLELEADAQVFEAGEA, translated from the coding sequence ATGAGGCCAGACACTACATCGATCAAGGTCTACGGCTACATGCGCGTAGATGATGAGTCGGACGAGGCGTTGTTTGACCTTGAGACGGCGTTGCAACGGTACGCCGACATCCGTGGCTACCAACTCGTCGAGATTTTCGCGGAGTCCACGCCTGGCTGTCAGCGCACGTTCGCGGCTCTCGTTGATGAGCTCAGATGCACGGGTGTCCGTCACGTGGTGGTGCCCTCCATGGAACACCTCGCCCGTCATCCCCTCCTGCGGACTCACATGCTGATTCGTCTGGAGTTAGAGGCAGACGCCCAGGTCTTCGAGGCGGGTGAGGCGTGA
- a CDS encoding ATP-binding protein, giving the protein MQPQSPQPRIFYTTSIRLAAVPTAVSCSRMFVRLVLRRWNLLDYTEDAELVVSELVTNAIRATGITNPEPKLHDIQGHHVIGVQLRVLDTSLFVDVWDRSTEEPVIKEPKGDAESGRGLLLVSAMTKQWSVYRPPAGGKVVWAELEIHKAADQMATRARTPLDIPDDSRAPSGPAERMAYTGLLQQVIDGYAHWMQTVSQEPPMSRAPAVEALCGVGGLTT; this is encoded by the coding sequence ATGCAACCTCAGTCACCCCAGCCCAGGATCTTCTACACCACCAGCATCCGGCTCGCGGCAGTACCGACGGCGGTCAGCTGCTCACGCATGTTCGTTCGACTGGTCTTGAGGCGCTGGAACCTGCTCGACTACACCGAGGATGCCGAGCTGGTCGTCAGCGAACTGGTCACCAACGCCATACGGGCGACCGGCATCACCAACCCCGAGCCGAAGTTGCATGACATCCAGGGTCACCACGTCATCGGGGTGCAGCTGCGCGTACTCGACACGAGCCTGTTCGTCGACGTGTGGGATCGCAGCACCGAGGAGCCCGTCATCAAGGAACCGAAAGGAGACGCGGAGAGCGGCCGGGGGCTTCTGCTCGTTTCTGCCATGACGAAGCAGTGGAGCGTCTACCGTCCGCCTGCTGGCGGCAAGGTCGTTTGGGCTGAACTTGAGATCCACAAAGCTGCTGACCAGATGGCCACACGTGCGCGGACGCCGCTGGACATTCCCGATGACTCCAGGGCTCCAAGTGGACCGGCGGAGCGCATGGCGTACACGGGTCTGCTCCAACAGGTGATCGACGGCTACGCGCACTGGATGCAGACCGTGAGCCAGGAGCCGCCAATGTCTCGGGCGCCGGCCGTGGAAGCACTGTGTGGCGTCGGAGGCCTCACGACGTGA